The nucleotide sequence agtgttggagctgcatcagaaAGTGTAGCACCAGGCTTTTGCTTAAgggcatcaagcaagttacccccatgctcctGTGTTTTCCCAGACCCTACAGTtcatgtctttgttggttgctgtctgaatccagttcctcctttcctctttccccactgccgttgaagcagcgagcagtgatggagttgcatcacattTTGAAGCCTTATTTGCCAAGGGTATTATCTGTCACACCAGCAGTTACCCCCACAGGATGGCTTATTTGccaagggtagtatccgccacaccagcaagatacccccatgccttacttaatgcccctcccccttgcctttagggatcaaGAGCTAAGACTTCACttgctttcttcttcaatgacgcAATCTGTGCATGAAGACCTCCATTAACGTTTTGAACTGAGTTTATACACCTGACTGTGCTGAGCTGTTCAGTCCTCTTCGTCCTCCTCTGAGACCCAGCGAGGTGCTCCAGTTCATCCCAGAAAGCTGCAGAGAGGAGGTGATGCAGCTGCCTTAcacccctgttccctctgagatGTTAATGCTAGAAAAACCCTGACCATTGTCACTGTGAGTCTCCCTTAAATCAAGTAATGTCTGTCCTTTGTTTTCTTATCCAGAAATCGATGAGTCCAAGAGAACACACCAGGGGAGACATCCTGAGGATCCCACCAAACATCTGGAAATGATTAAAACGGCATCAGAGAAAGATGTAGAGGATACCTGCCCATGCTGTTACTGGGGGAAAAACTACTGGAATCAGTGCAACCCAGAGGAAAGGCTGAGAAACGCAACAGGAGACTCCACTGAGAATGTGACGCCCTGTGAGGAAAGCACACAACATCGGAGAGAACAGACTGGGATGAGACCTTTTTCATTCAGTGAAAGTGTAGATAAACTAATATTAAAAGTTCACCAGAAGATTCATGCAAGTGATAAAACATttccatgtactgaatgtaataaaagttttATTTATCATTCACAATTGACAATGCACCAACAAATACACGCAGGAAAAAAGCAATTTACATATACCGACTATGATAACAGCTTCAgctggaactcaaaaatgaaaaagcGCAAGGGAGACAAATCATTTGCATGTACAGTGTATGATAAAATATTTGGGCTGAAATCTCATCTGAAAAAGTATGAAAGGTTTGACAATGGAGATAAACCGTACACAGGTGGTGACTGTgataaatatttcagttcaaaACCTTGTTTGAAAATGCATGAAAGGTTCCACATGGAAGAGAAAGTATTTATAagcactgagtgtgataaaagcttaaCTTTGAAAGCTGAACTGAAACTTCACGAAAGGATCCACATGAAAGAAAAACGATTTACATGTGCTGAGTGTGATAAACACTTCAGTTCAAAACCCTGTCTGAAAGtgcatgaaaggatccacacaggagagaaaccatttaaatgcatggagtgtgataaaagcttcagttcAAAATCCCAATTGAAAAGGCATGAGAGGATCCATACAggggagaaaccatttacatgcacggAATGCGATAAATGCTTTAGTTTGAAACATGGACTGATAAGGCACAAAATgattcacacaggagagaaaccatttacatgccctggatgtaataaatgcttTAGTTCAAAACCGGAACTGAGAAGGCATGAAATGACCCATTCGGGacagaaaccatttacatgcagtacatgtgataaaagctttagtTCAAAACCTGGCCTGAGAAAGCACAAAAGGATCCACATAGTTGAGaaaccatttgcatgcactgagtgTGAAAAAAGCTTTAGTTCGAAACCTGAATTGAGAAGGCATGAaatgatccacacaggagagaaaccatttatgtGCACAGAGTGTATTAAAAGGTTCAGGTGTAAATCAGACCTGAAAAGGCATGAAAAGAGCCACatgggagagaaaccatttacatgcattgtgtgtgataaaagcttcagttgtaaatcagaactgaaaagacatgaaaggatccacacaggaaagaaaccatttacatgcacagagtgtgataaaagctttagtGTGAAATACCAATTGAAAAGGCATAAAAGgattcacacaggagagaaacgatttacatgcactgagtgtgataaaagcttcagttgTAAATCAGAGCTGAAAAGGCACGAActgatccacacaggagagaaaccatttacatgcactgagtgtgataaaagattCAGTCAAAATGTGGAACTGAAAAGACATGAAAGGGgccacacaggagaaaaaccatttacatgcactgaatgcattAAAAGCTTCAGTTCGAATTCCCAATTGAAAAggcatgaaaggatccacaccagaaagaaaccatttacatgcactgggTGTATTAAAAGCTTCTTTTCGAAAT is from Rhinatrema bivittatum chromosome 2, aRhiBiv1.1, whole genome shotgun sequence and encodes:
- the LOC115083869 gene encoding oocyte zinc finger protein XlCOF6-like isoform X3, producing the protein MKENYQTLRLLGTGSPTITPEIISHIERGEEPYIRDEPGSEEGGSGRSSCSEIDESKRTHQGRHPEDPTKHLEMIKTASEKDVEDTCPCCYWGKNYWNQCNPEERLRNATGDSTENVTPCEESTQHRREQTGMRPFSFSESVDKLILKVHQKIHASDKTFPCTECNKSFIYHSQLTMHQQIHAGKKQFTYTDYDNSFSWNSKMKKRKGDKSFACTVYDKIFGLKSHLKKYERFDNGDKPYTGGDCDKYFSSKPCLKMHERFHMEEKVFISTECDKSLTLKAELKLHERIHMKEKRFTCAECDKHFSSKPCLKVHERIHTGEKPFKCMECDKSFSSKSQLKRHERIHTGEKPFTCTECDKCFSLKHGLIRHKMIHTGEKPFTCPGCNKCFSSKPELRRHEMTHSGQKPFTCSTCDKSFSSKPGLRKHKRIHIVEKPFACTECEKSFSSKPELRRHEMIHTGEKPFMCTECIKRFRCKSDLKRHEKSHMGEKPFTCIVCDKSFSCKSELKRHERIHTGKKPFTCTECDKSFSVKYQLKRHKRIHTGEKRFTCTECDKSFSCKSELKRHELIHTGEKPFTCTECDKRFSQNVELKRHERGHTGEKPFTCTECIKSFSSNSQLKRHERIHTRKKPFTCTGCIKSFFSKSQLKRHERIHTGEKPFACTECDKKFRWKSDLKNHERIHTGERPFKCTECDQNFCMKLELKRHEWIHRGEKPFKCMRCDKSFNCKSSLKSHERIHTGEKPFTCTKCDKSFRWKSDLKSHERIHTGEKCFYMHRM
- the LOC115083869 gene encoding oocyte zinc finger protein XlCOF6-like isoform X2; protein product: METSSIPVTFEDVAVCFSQEEWEGLEEWQKELYKDVMKENYQTLRLLGTGSPTITPEIISHIERGEEPYIRDEPGSEEGGSGRSSCSEIDESKRTHQGRHPEDPTKHLEMIKTASEKDVEDTCPCCYWGKNYWNQCNPEERLRNATGDSTENVTPCEESTQHRREQTGMRPFSFSESVDKLILKVHQKIHASDKTFPCTECNKSFIYHSQLTMHQQIHAGKKQFTYTDYDNSFSWNSKMKKRKGDKSFACTVYDKIFGLKSHLKKYERFDNGDKPYTGGDCDKYFSSKPCLKMHERFHMEEKVFISTECDKSLTLKAELKLHERIHMKEKRFTCAECDKHFSSKPCLKVHERIHTGEKPFKCMECDKSFSSKSQLKRHERIHTGEKPFTCTECDKCFSLKHGLIRHKMIHTGEKPFTCPGCNKCFSSKPELRRHEMTHSGQKPFTCSTCDKSFSSKPGLRKHKRIHIVEKPFACTECEKSFSSKPELRRHEMIHTGEKPFMCTECIKRFRCKSDLKRHEKSHMGEKPFTCIVCDKSFSCKSELKRHERIHTGKKPFTCTECDKSFSVKYQLKRHKRIHTGEKRFTCTECDKSFSCKSELKRHELIHTGEKPFTCTECDKRFSQNVELKRHERGHTGEKPFTCTECIKSFSSNSQLKRHERIHTRKKPFTCTGCIKSFFSKSQLKRHERIHTGEKPFACTECDKKFRWKSDLKNHERIHTGERPFKCTECDQNFCMKLELKRHEWIHRGEKPFKCMRCDKSFNCKSSLKSHERIHTGEKPFTCTKCDKSFRWKSDLKSHERIHTGEKCFYMHRM
- the LOC115083869 gene encoding oocyte zinc finger protein XlCOF6-like isoform X1, which encodes MPAGASAQIPVTFEDVAVCFSQEEWEGLEEWQKELYKDVMKENYQTLRLLGTGSPTITPEIISHIERGEEPYIRDEPGSEEGGSGRSSCSEIDESKRTHQGRHPEDPTKHLEMIKTASEKDVEDTCPCCYWGKNYWNQCNPEERLRNATGDSTENVTPCEESTQHRREQTGMRPFSFSESVDKLILKVHQKIHASDKTFPCTECNKSFIYHSQLTMHQQIHAGKKQFTYTDYDNSFSWNSKMKKRKGDKSFACTVYDKIFGLKSHLKKYERFDNGDKPYTGGDCDKYFSSKPCLKMHERFHMEEKVFISTECDKSLTLKAELKLHERIHMKEKRFTCAECDKHFSSKPCLKVHERIHTGEKPFKCMECDKSFSSKSQLKRHERIHTGEKPFTCTECDKCFSLKHGLIRHKMIHTGEKPFTCPGCNKCFSSKPELRRHEMTHSGQKPFTCSTCDKSFSSKPGLRKHKRIHIVEKPFACTECEKSFSSKPELRRHEMIHTGEKPFMCTECIKRFRCKSDLKRHEKSHMGEKPFTCIVCDKSFSCKSELKRHERIHTGKKPFTCTECDKSFSVKYQLKRHKRIHTGEKRFTCTECDKSFSCKSELKRHELIHTGEKPFTCTECDKRFSQNVELKRHERGHTGEKPFTCTECIKSFSSNSQLKRHERIHTRKKPFTCTGCIKSFFSKSQLKRHERIHTGEKPFACTECDKKFRWKSDLKNHERIHTGERPFKCTECDQNFCMKLELKRHEWIHRGEKPFKCMRCDKSFNCKSSLKSHERIHTGEKPFTCTKCDKSFRWKSDLKSHERIHTGEKCFYMHRM